One Streptomyces sp. R28 DNA window includes the following coding sequences:
- a CDS encoding response regulator transcription factor — translation MRVLLVEDDEPVAESLRRGLLRYGFEVAWVSTGAGALSHDDPYDVVLLDLGLPDTDGLDVCKALRERGDVPIIVISARSEETDRVVGLELGADDYVSKPFGVREVIARIRAVMRRMQPRTPAAAEAGPDRYGPRLTVDRKAARVRLDGEEVALAPKEYDLLAFLTEEPGALMSREQIMEAVWDANWFGPTKTLDVHVAALRRKLAGAITIEAVRGVGFRLEIVGGSDAS, via the coding sequence GTGCGCGTACTGCTGGTGGAAGACGACGAACCGGTCGCTGAGTCGCTCCGGCGAGGACTCCTGCGTTACGGCTTCGAGGTGGCGTGGGTCAGCACGGGTGCCGGGGCGCTCAGCCACGACGACCCCTACGACGTCGTACTGCTCGATCTCGGCCTGCCCGACACCGACGGTCTCGACGTCTGCAAGGCGCTGCGCGAGCGCGGTGACGTGCCGATCATCGTGATCAGCGCGCGCAGCGAGGAGACGGACCGGGTGGTCGGGCTGGAGCTCGGCGCGGACGACTACGTGTCCAAGCCGTTCGGGGTGCGCGAGGTCATCGCGCGGATACGAGCGGTCATGCGCCGGATGCAGCCGCGCACTCCTGCCGCCGCCGAGGCCGGCCCGGACCGTTACGGTCCCCGCCTGACCGTCGACCGCAAGGCGGCCCGCGTCCGCCTGGACGGCGAGGAGGTCGCCCTCGCGCCCAAGGAGTACGACCTGCTGGCCTTCCTCACCGAGGAGCCCGGGGCGCTGATGTCGCGCGAGCAGATCATGGAGGCGGTCTGGGACGCCAACTGGTTCGGGCCGACCAAGACGCTGGACGTGCACGTGGCGGCGCTGCGGCGCAAGCTCGCCGGGGCGATCACGATCGAGGCGGTGCGCGGGGTCGGGTTCCGGCTGGAGATCGTCGGAGGCAGTGACGCCTCATGA
- a CDS encoding aspartate-semialdehyde dehydrogenase produces the protein MAGRESRRPTLAVVGATGAVGTVMLQILSQRADIWGEIRLVASPRSAGRKLAVRGEEVEVVALTEEAFDGIDVAMFDVPDEVAARWAPIAAAKGTVVVDNSGAFRMDPDVPLVVPEVNPHAVRMRPRGIVANPNCTTLSMIVALGALHAEFGLRSLVVSSYQAVSGAGRAGVETLRQQLSLVAGTDLGNSPGDVRRAIGENTGPFPEPVALNVVPWAGSLREDGWSSEEMKVRDESRKILGLPRLPVAVTCVRVPVLTGHSLTVHARFEGEVTVAKAREILATAPGVVLYDDPEAGEFPTPADVVGTDPTWVGRVRRALDDPTALELFVCGDNLRKGAALNTAQIAELVAAEFS, from the coding sequence ATGGCGGGGAGGGAGTCCCGCCGACCGACGCTCGCGGTCGTGGGAGCGACCGGAGCCGTCGGCACGGTCATGCTCCAGATCCTCTCCCAGCGTGCCGACATCTGGGGTGAGATCCGTCTCGTCGCCTCGCCGCGCTCGGCCGGCCGCAAGCTGGCCGTGCGCGGCGAGGAGGTCGAGGTGGTGGCGCTCACCGAGGAGGCCTTCGACGGGATCGACGTCGCGATGTTCGACGTACCGGACGAGGTGGCCGCCCGATGGGCACCGATCGCCGCCGCCAAGGGCACGGTGGTGGTGGACAATTCGGGCGCCTTCCGGATGGACCCGGATGTGCCCCTGGTCGTTCCCGAGGTCAACCCGCATGCCGTACGGATGCGGCCGCGCGGCATCGTCGCCAACCCCAACTGCACCACCCTCTCCATGATCGTGGCGCTGGGCGCGCTGCACGCCGAGTTCGGCCTGCGCTCCTTGGTGGTCTCCTCGTACCAGGCGGTGAGCGGGGCCGGCCGCGCCGGTGTGGAGACGCTCAGGCAGCAGCTTTCCCTGGTCGCCGGCACGGATCTGGGGAACAGCCCCGGTGACGTACGGCGGGCCATCGGCGAGAACACCGGGCCGTTCCCGGAGCCGGTCGCGCTGAACGTCGTGCCGTGGGCCGGTTCGCTGCGCGAGGACGGCTGGTCGTCGGAGGAGATGAAGGTGCGGGACGAGTCCCGCAAGATCCTCGGCCTGCCGCGGCTGCCGGTCGCGGTGACCTGTGTGCGGGTGCCGGTGCTGACCGGGCACTCGCTGACCGTGCACGCCCGCTTCGAGGGCGAGGTCACCGTCGCCAAGGCGCGCGAGATCCTGGCCACGGCGCCGGGGGTCGTGCTCTACGACGACCCGGAGGCCGGGGAGTTCCCGACGCCGGCCGACGTGGTGGGCACGGATCCGACCTGGGTCGGGCGGGTGCGGCGCGCGCTCGACGATCCGACGGCGCTCGAACTCTTCGTCTGCGGCGACAACCTGCGCAAGGGCGCGGCCCTCAACACCGCGCAGATCGCCGAGCTCGTGGCGGCGGAGTTTTCGTGA
- a CDS encoding sensor histidine kinase, producing MNRQLIRSYILLVAVAILLFTVPVAFTLTKQLRDDTKLSVLREADTMALLLGNGDNTSCDALTKVAKAYSKKTPGDVEVTPTGSCAPDLPKPTTDAALIRAVEKNEPTTDWGSDFIWGKHLAVTVPAKGEAAVRIVYSTSDMTRRLWQIWGFRSGLAVFVLAAAAAIGAFAARRITAPLRELNAMASKFSDGDLTARSPVTGPPETQTLARTLNQGAERLDTLVASQRIFVADASHQLRTPLTALRLSLDNISDGVDDEFVREDVEQATAEVVRMSRLVNGLLVLARAEAKVSAAEPLALADIVHERLSVWRPAADERGVTITLRGSADGRLLVLTSPGHLDQVLDNVLSNALEVSPDGGTITVRVEPRGDEVILSVDDEGPGMSDAEQSRAFDRFWRGQGLTGKAGSGLGLAVVKQLVTDDGGTVALGNAPGGGLSVRISLRASTRSGG from the coding sequence ATGAACCGCCAGCTCATCCGCAGCTACATCCTGCTCGTCGCGGTCGCCATCCTCCTGTTCACCGTGCCGGTCGCCTTCACCCTCACCAAACAGCTGCGGGACGACACCAAGCTGTCCGTCCTGCGCGAGGCCGACACGATGGCGCTGCTGCTGGGCAACGGCGACAACACCTCGTGCGACGCCTTGACGAAGGTGGCCAAGGCGTACAGCAAAAAGACCCCCGGCGACGTCGAGGTGACCCCCACCGGCAGCTGCGCTCCCGACCTGCCGAAGCCCACGACGGACGCGGCGCTGATCCGGGCCGTGGAGAAGAACGAGCCGACGACCGACTGGGGTTCCGACTTCATCTGGGGCAAGCACCTGGCCGTCACGGTCCCCGCCAAGGGGGAGGCGGCCGTACGGATCGTGTACTCGACCTCGGACATGACCAGGCGGCTGTGGCAGATCTGGGGCTTCAGGTCCGGCCTGGCCGTGTTCGTGCTGGCGGCGGCGGCCGCGATCGGCGCGTTCGCCGCGCGCCGGATCACCGCACCGCTGCGCGAACTCAACGCCATGGCCAGCAAGTTCAGCGACGGCGACCTGACCGCGCGCTCCCCCGTGACGGGCCCGCCGGAGACCCAGACCCTCGCCCGCACCCTGAACCAGGGCGCCGAGCGCCTGGACACGCTGGTCGCCTCGCAGCGGATCTTCGTGGCGGACGCCTCGCACCAACTCCGAACTCCTCTCACGGCATTGCGCCTGTCCTTGGACAACATCTCGGACGGCGTCGACGACGAGTTCGTACGGGAGGACGTGGAGCAGGCCACCGCCGAGGTCGTCCGGATGAGCCGGCTGGTGAACGGTCTGCTGGTACTGGCCCGGGCCGAGGCGAAGGTGTCGGCGGCGGAGCCGCTGGCGCTGGCGGACATCGTCCACGAGCGGCTGTCGGTGTGGAGGCCGGCCGCCGACGAGCGCGGAGTCACCATCACGCTCAGGGGGAGTGCCGACGGCCGGCTGCTTGTGCTGACCAGCCCCGGTCATCTGGACCAGGTGCTGGACAACGTGCTCTCGAACGCCCTGGAGGTGTCACCGGACGGCGGCACGATCACGGTCCGGGTGGAGCCGAGGGGCGACGAGGTGATCCTGTCGGTGGACGACGAGGGCCCCGGCATGTCGGACGCGGAGCAGTCCCGCGCCTTCGACCGCTTCTGGCGCGGCCAGGGCCTGACCGGGAAGGCCGGCTCCGGCCTCGGCCTCGCCGTCGTCAAGCAGCTGGTGACCGACGACGGCGGGACGGTGGCCCTGGGCAACGCTCCCGGGGGCGGGCTGTCCGTGCGGATCAGTCTTCGGGCATCAACGAGGAGTGGTGGTTGA
- a CDS encoding cytochrome P450 — MLTEAPLDFPFSWRGDQIPAEVEELRAATPVRRVRTIAGDEAWLVSSYELCKQVLEDPRFSLKDTSAPGVPRQYALTIPPEVVNNMGNITGAGLRKAVLKALNPKSPGLAQWMRSYADELVDRLIGEGAPADLRGGFADPYSAGMHCRILGIPQADAPRLMRSLDIAFMNSACPIAGARLNWDRDIAFMTERLDDPATTGLMAELAALRADPDYSHLTDEMLATVGVTMFGAGVISTAGFLTMALVSLIQHPELHTRLLADRTLIPAAVDELLRVNLSIGDGLPRLATEDVLLGDVQVAAGELVLVLVEGANFDAAAFPDPHTVDLTRENSTAHLSFGGGRHYCPATALGRKHAEIALETLLERMPGLRLAVPIEQLVWRTGFMKRLPERLPIMW; from the coding sequence ATGCTCACTGAAGCCCCCCTCGACTTCCCCTTCTCCTGGCGCGGCGACCAGATCCCCGCCGAGGTGGAGGAGCTGCGCGCCGCCACACCTGTGCGTCGCGTCCGCACCATCGCCGGTGACGAGGCCTGGCTCGTGTCGTCGTACGAGCTGTGCAAGCAGGTGCTCGAAGACCCGCGCTTCAGCCTCAAGGACACCTCGGCCCCGGGCGTGCCCCGCCAGTACGCGCTGACGATCCCGCCCGAGGTCGTCAACAACATGGGGAACATCACCGGCGCCGGGCTGCGCAAGGCGGTGCTGAAGGCGCTGAACCCGAAGAGCCCGGGCCTCGCGCAGTGGATGCGGTCCTACGCCGACGAGCTCGTCGACCGGCTGATCGGCGAGGGCGCCCCGGCGGACCTGCGCGGCGGCTTCGCCGACCCGTACTCGGCGGGCATGCACTGCCGCATCCTCGGCATCCCGCAGGCGGACGCGCCCAGGCTGATGCGGAGTCTGGACATCGCGTTCATGAACTCCGCCTGCCCCATCGCGGGGGCGCGGCTGAACTGGGACCGGGACATCGCGTTCATGACGGAGCGGCTCGACGACCCGGCGACCACGGGCCTGATGGCCGAGCTCGCCGCCCTGCGCGCCGACCCCGACTACAGCCACCTCACCGACGAGATGCTCGCCACGGTGGGGGTGACGATGTTCGGCGCCGGTGTCATCTCCACCGCCGGCTTCCTGACCATGGCGCTGGTGTCGCTGATCCAGCACCCCGAGCTGCACACCCGCCTCCTCGCCGACCGCACGCTGATCCCGGCCGCCGTCGACGAGCTCCTGCGCGTCAACCTGTCCATCGGCGACGGGCTGCCGAGGCTGGCGACCGAGGACGTACTCCTGGGAGATGTACAGGTCGCAGCGGGTGAGCTGGTCCTCGTCCTGGTCGAGGGCGCGAACTTCGACGCGGCCGCCTTCCCGGACCCCCACACCGTCGACCTCACCCGCGAGAACAGCACCGCCCACCTCTCCTTCGGCGGCGGCCGCCACTACTGCCCCGCCACCGCCCTCGGCCGCAAACACGCGGAGATCGCCCTGGAGACCCTGCTGGAGCGGATGCCCGGGCTGCGGCTCGCGGTGCCGATCGAGCAGCTGGTGTGGCGGACCGGGTTCATGAAGCGGCTCCCGGAGCGGCTACCAATCATGTGGTAG
- a CDS encoding alpha/beta fold hydrolase produces the protein MAARTHVIFVHGLFSDAGTWQKFTDLLAKDRELKRRLSVRCFDYDSPKVRLRPDRRIADVDDIADRLGTYLRHQCADGGPVVLVSHSQGGLVIQRFLARRLWRNQGAELARIKHIVMYGCPNNGSGFFLFLRKALVFWRNVQERELRPLSTRAVLEAQQTVLQRVVAANAASDSECPIPISAFGGQTDNVVPAINATNPWGGDTIEGDHFTLVKPADRQAESYVVLKAVLQDVIAAHTAPEPPGTPAALPDPAPQSAEPAEKFPCEHPGEEEGPFSVALPHKDGRLHGQARRQIVSDIVSSASGVQVLVGPGGSGKSRVALEIAAQADARGRRVWWVRVNQLSACMREVARELGIPDSQADVAWRGGRSQTDLVWRFLNASAEPWLIVFDNADDPQRLAPRGGAVKDGTGWLRPPEGANGMVVVTSQVNNKDTWGDWSHVRRVPRLDDTDGASMLIERTGPGAGTTEQARLLSHELGGLPLALRTAAQYIRSVRESGVFLGANDIRDFETYRQAWARRSASPVGIRMDGDDETLGLEKIVDEVYGISLGLLERRGLPQAAPLLKALACLNIAPIPYQRLLGGQAPARSSLWPEFTRPQRTEAIMGLRHLDLIEADQAREGFLTLHPVVHAILRADDDVLRRRADYYALDVHMLLDAVKDHDPDYPDAWTVWPAVTPHSIEVTRSVLRPDGPTDDRDVLTSTLELARLTVRYLLVAGHLAPARALLLPIIESCDSFGFHRDDREILGLRHEGARIDLETGELEAAEAELKEVIARRSEVLPDRHPDTLASRHKLARAILEQDRAPEAEEILRSVVEDEKGVRGAEHADTMVVRHTHARALLAQGNLTEAEAHLREILAIRLRNWSRGTPETLHVRESLGRTLLEREKVDEALAMIDSGMRDARQSSDSHAVMRLRYVRAQALLMRGRVEEASAALKSLLKDQRRVLGNTHREVRLTKDLLDRMDQDL, from the coding sequence ATGGCGGCACGCACCCACGTGATCTTCGTACACGGCCTGTTCTCCGACGCCGGGACTTGGCAGAAGTTCACCGACCTCCTGGCCAAGGACCGGGAGTTGAAACGTCGGCTCAGCGTCCGCTGTTTCGACTACGACTCCCCCAAGGTCCGATTACGGCCCGACCGCCGCATCGCCGACGTCGACGACATAGCCGACCGGCTGGGCACCTATCTGCGTCACCAGTGCGCCGACGGGGGACCGGTCGTCCTGGTCAGCCACAGCCAGGGCGGGCTCGTCATCCAGCGCTTCCTGGCTCGCAGGCTGTGGCGCAACCAAGGCGCGGAACTCGCGCGCATCAAGCACATCGTGATGTACGGCTGCCCCAACAACGGCTCCGGCTTCTTCCTGTTTCTGCGCAAGGCCCTGGTGTTCTGGCGGAACGTCCAGGAACGCGAACTGCGGCCGCTGAGCACCCGTGCGGTCCTGGAAGCCCAGCAGACCGTGCTGCAGAGAGTGGTCGCGGCGAACGCGGCCTCCGACTCGGAGTGCCCCATACCCATCTCCGCGTTCGGCGGACAGACCGACAACGTCGTACCGGCCATCAACGCCACCAACCCCTGGGGCGGGGACACCATCGAGGGCGACCACTTCACCCTCGTGAAACCCGCCGACCGGCAGGCCGAGTCCTACGTCGTCCTCAAGGCGGTGCTCCAGGACGTCATCGCCGCACACACGGCACCGGAACCCCCCGGCACACCGGCCGCGTTACCGGACCCGGCCCCGCAGTCCGCGGAGCCCGCCGAGAAGTTCCCCTGCGAGCACCCCGGCGAAGAGGAGGGGCCCTTCTCGGTCGCCCTCCCCCACAAGGACGGCAGGCTGCACGGGCAGGCGCGCCGGCAGATCGTGTCCGACATCGTCTCGTCCGCCTCGGGCGTGCAGGTGCTGGTCGGCCCGGGCGGGAGCGGGAAGAGCCGCGTGGCCCTGGAGATCGCCGCGCAGGCCGACGCCCGCGGTCGCCGGGTGTGGTGGGTACGGGTGAACCAGCTCAGCGCCTGTATGCGCGAAGTCGCCCGGGAGCTGGGTATTCCGGACAGCCAGGCCGACGTCGCCTGGCGGGGCGGCCGCAGTCAGACCGACCTCGTCTGGCGCTTCCTCAACGCCTCCGCCGAGCCATGGCTGATCGTCTTCGACAACGCCGACGACCCACAGCGCCTCGCCCCGCGCGGCGGCGCGGTCAAGGACGGGACGGGCTGGCTGCGCCCGCCCGAGGGCGCGAACGGCATGGTCGTCGTGACCAGCCAGGTCAACAACAAGGACACCTGGGGCGACTGGAGCCACGTACGCCGCGTGCCACGCCTCGACGACACCGACGGCGCCTCCATGCTCATCGAGCGCACCGGCCCCGGGGCCGGCACCACGGAGCAGGCCCGCCTGCTCTCCCACGAGCTCGGCGGCCTTCCCCTGGCGCTGCGGACGGCCGCGCAGTACATCCGGTCGGTGCGCGAGAGCGGGGTCTTTCTGGGCGCCAACGACATAAGAGACTTCGAGACGTACCGTCAGGCCTGGGCCCGCCGCTCCGCGTCCCCGGTCGGCATCCGGATGGACGGCGACGACGAGACGCTGGGCCTGGAGAAGATCGTCGACGAGGTGTACGGCATCTCGCTGGGTCTGCTGGAGCGGCGCGGCCTGCCCCAGGCCGCCCCGCTGCTGAAGGCGCTCGCCTGTCTGAACATCGCGCCGATCCCCTACCAACGCCTGCTGGGGGGCCAGGCACCGGCCAGGTCCTCGCTCTGGCCGGAGTTCACCCGGCCGCAGCGCACCGAGGCCATCATGGGCCTGCGCCACCTCGACCTGATCGAGGCGGACCAGGCCCGGGAGGGCTTCCTCACCCTGCATCCCGTCGTCCACGCCATCCTCCGCGCCGACGACGACGTACTGCGGCGCAGGGCCGACTACTACGCCCTCGACGTCCACATGCTTCTCGACGCGGTCAAGGACCACGACCCCGACTATCCCGACGCGTGGACGGTGTGGCCCGCGGTGACACCGCACTCCATCGAGGTCACCCGCTCCGTCCTGCGACCCGACGGACCGACCGACGACCGCGACGTGCTCACCTCCACCCTGGAACTCGCCCGGCTGACGGTCCGGTACCTGCTGGTCGCCGGGCACCTCGCACCGGCCAGGGCCCTGCTGCTGCCGATCATCGAGAGTTGCGACTCCTTCGGCTTCCACCGGGACGACCGGGAGATCCTCGGGCTGCGCCACGAGGGCGCCCGCATCGACCTGGAGACCGGCGAACTCGAAGCGGCGGAAGCCGAGTTGAAGGAGGTCATCGCCAGACGGTCGGAGGTGCTGCCCGATCGGCACCCCGACACGCTGGCCAGCCGTCACAAGCTGGCACGCGCCATCCTGGAACAGGACCGGGCGCCCGAGGCCGAGGAGATCCTGCGGTCGGTCGTGGAGGACGAGAAGGGGGTCCGGGGCGCGGAACACGCCGACACGATGGTCGTCCGGCACACCCACGCCCGAGCCCTGCTGGCACAGGGCAACCTGACCGAGGCGGAGGCCCACCTGCGCGAGATCCTGGCGATCAGGCTGCGCAACTGGTCCCGCGGCACACCGGAGACCCTGCACGTCCGGGAGAGCCTGGGGCGCACGCTGCTGGAGCGGGAGAAGGTGGACGAGGCGCTGGCCATGATCGACAGCGGGATGCGGGATGCCCGGCAGTCCTCCGACTCCCACGCGGTGATGCGTCTGCGCTACGTCCGCGCCCAGGCCCTGCTGATGCGTGGACGGGTCGAGGAGGCCTCCGCCGCCCTGAAATCCCTTCTCAAGGACCAGCGGCGCGTCCTGGGCAACACCCATCGCGAGGTCCGCCTGACAAAGGATCTACTCGACCGGATGGACCAGGACCTCTAG
- a CDS encoding aspartate kinase, which translates to MGLVVQKYGGSSVADAEGIKRVAKRIVEAKKNGHQVVAVVSAMGDTTDELIDLAEQVSPMPAGRELDMLLTAGERISMALLAMAIKNLGHSAQSFTGSQAGVITDSVHNKARIIDVTPGRIRTSVDEGNIAIVAGFQGVSQDSKDITTLGRGGSDTTAVALAAALDAEVCEIYTDVDGVFTADPRVVKKAKKIDWISFEDMLELAASGSKVLLHRCVEYARRYNIPIHVRSSFSGLQGTWVSSEPIDQGDKQVEQAIISGVAHDTSEAKVTVVGVPDKPGEAAAIFRTISDAEINIDMIVQNVSAASTGLTDISFTLPKAEGRKAIDALEKNKSGIGFDSLRYDDQIGKISLVGAGMKTNPGVTADFFTALSDAGVNIELISTSEIRISVVTRADDVNEAVRAVHSAFGLDSDSDEAVVYGGTGR; encoded by the coding sequence GTGGGCCTTGTCGTGCAGAAGTACGGAGGCTCCTCCGTAGCCGATGCCGAGGGCATCAAGCGCGTCGCCAAGCGGATCGTGGAAGCCAAGAAGAACGGCCACCAGGTGGTCGCCGTGGTTTCCGCGATGGGCGACACGACGGACGAGCTGATCGATCTCGCCGAGCAGGTATCCCCGATGCCTGCCGGGCGCGAGCTCGACATGCTGCTGACCGCCGGAGAGCGGATCTCCATGGCGCTACTGGCCATGGCGATCAAAAACCTGGGCCACTCGGCCCAGAGCTTCACCGGCAGCCAGGCAGGTGTCATCACCGACTCGGTCCACAACAAAGCCCGGATCATCGATGTCACGCCTGGCCGCATCCGCACCTCGGTGGACGAGGGCAACATCGCCATCGTGGCCGGGTTCCAGGGCGTCAGCCAGGACTCGAAGGACATCACCACCCTGGGGCGCGGCGGGTCGGACACGACCGCCGTGGCGCTGGCCGCCGCCCTCGACGCCGAGGTGTGCGAGATCTACACCGACGTCGACGGCGTGTTCACCGCCGACCCGCGTGTGGTGAAGAAGGCGAAGAAGATCGACTGGATCTCCTTCGAGGACATGCTGGAGCTGGCTGCGTCCGGCTCGAAGGTGCTGCTCCACCGCTGTGTGGAGTACGCCCGCCGGTACAACATCCCGATCCACGTCCGGTCCAGCTTCAGCGGACTGCAGGGCACGTGGGTCAGCAGCGAGCCGATCGATCAAGGGGACAAGCAGGTGGAGCAGGCCATCATCTCCGGTGTCGCGCATGACACCTCCGAGGCCAAGGTCACCGTCGTCGGTGTGCCGGACAAGCCGGGCGAGGCCGCCGCGATCTTCCGGACGATCTCCGACGCCGAGATCAACATCGACATGATCGTGCAGAACGTGTCCGCGGCCTCCACCGGCCTGACGGACATCTCCTTCACGCTCCCCAAGGCCGAGGGCCGCAAGGCCATCGACGCCCTGGAGAAGAACAAGAGCGGCATCGGCTTCGACTCGCTGCGCTACGACGACCAGATCGGCAAGATCTCCCTGGTCGGTGCGGGCATGAAGACGAACCCCGGCGTCACCGCCGACTTCTTCACCGCGCTGTCCGACGCCGGCGTGAACATCGAGCTGATCTCGACCTCCGAGATCCGTATCTCGGTCGTCACCCGCGCCGACGACGTCAACGAGGCCGTCCGCGCCGTGCACAGCGCCTTCGGTCTCGACTCCGACAGCGACGAGGCCGTCGTGTACGGAGGCACCGGACGCTGA
- a CDS encoding tRNA-dependent cyclodipeptide synthase has product MTHSEIQHVTRADTDSPDGLFKIQPFTPHCEVIRVAGDHAVIGVSPGNSYFSARRVHDLACWGLALFERVDFVYTDLYVAEMYAASGYPPDDARRKAVKNLRGVRAKVLGAVEAVDPGGTRLRAHAMSDFHGNTAYREIHDRLQARLATDEEFRTTCEKLVDTFLAGKAGRVTEAQREVCLAYVCAEAPLFLDTPAILGVPSSLNCYHQLLPMAELLYSRGAGLRASRNQGHAIVTPADRTTDAH; this is encoded by the coding sequence GTGACCCATTCAGAGATCCAGCACGTCACCCGAGCCGACACGGATTCCCCGGACGGCCTCTTCAAGATCCAGCCCTTCACGCCGCACTGCGAGGTCATCCGCGTCGCGGGCGACCACGCCGTCATCGGCGTCTCCCCCGGCAACAGCTACTTCTCCGCCCGACGCGTCCACGACCTGGCGTGCTGGGGCCTCGCCCTCTTCGAGCGCGTGGACTTCGTCTACACGGACCTGTACGTGGCCGAGATGTACGCGGCGTCCGGCTATCCGCCCGACGACGCGCGCCGCAAGGCGGTGAAGAACCTGCGCGGCGTGCGCGCCAAGGTTCTCGGCGCCGTCGAAGCCGTCGACCCCGGCGGCACGCGCCTGCGCGCCCACGCCATGTCCGACTTCCACGGCAACACGGCGTACCGCGAGATCCACGACCGCCTCCAGGCCCGCCTCGCCACCGACGAGGAGTTCCGCACGACCTGCGAGAAGCTCGTCGACACCTTCCTGGCCGGCAAGGCCGGGCGGGTGACCGAGGCGCAGCGCGAGGTCTGCCTGGCCTACGTCTGTGCCGAGGCGCCGCTCTTCCTGGACACGCCCGCCATCCTCGGCGTCCCCTCCTCCCTCAACTGCTACCACCAGCTCCTGCCGATGGCCGAGCTCCTCTACTCCCGCGGTGCCGGCCTGCGCGCCTCCCGCAACCAGGGGCACGCCATCGTGACGCCGGCAGACAGGACCACCGATGCTCACTGA
- a CDS encoding SsgA family sporulation/cell division regulator: MYVTLEQPTGARLITASDQEIAIPATLRYTSADPLAVHLDFPPHVTLDGEVTTWTFARVLLSEGLRARAGLGRVRVRPCGSSHTYVEFHAPEGTAVLRFGSADLIRFLARTYTVIAPGEETVGAELDHGLVALFGV; encoded by the coding sequence ATGTACGTCACCCTTGAGCAGCCGACCGGCGCCCGTCTGATCACGGCCTCGGACCAGGAGATCGCGATACCCGCGACCCTCCGCTACACCTCCGCCGACCCGCTGGCGGTGCACCTCGACTTCCCGCCGCATGTCACGCTCGACGGCGAGGTCACGACCTGGACGTTCGCCCGTGTGCTGCTGAGCGAGGGCCTGCGTGCCCGGGCCGGGCTCGGCCGCGTTCGCGTCCGGCCGTGCGGGTCGTCCCACACGTATGTGGAGTTCCATGCGCCGGAGGGCACGGCGGTGCTCCGCTTCGGCTCGGCGGATCTGATCCGCTTCCTGGCCCGCACGTACACCGTGATCGCGCCGGGCGAGGAGACCGTGGGGGCCGAGCTGGACCACGGTCTGGTGGCGCTGTTCGGGGTGTGA
- a CDS encoding SigE family RNA polymerase sigma factor, translated as MSGAPGGMPVIAPMPAARPARIPSQRDGSEHAENTAAAGTTVDHLTETYRAHYRSLLGLAALLLDDTASCEDVVQEAFIRVHSARKRVRDPEKTLAYLRQTVVNLSRSALRRRILGLKLLSKPMPDMASAEEGAYDLLERDSLINAMKGLQRRQREVLVLRYFADMTEAQVAETLGISLGSVKAYGSRGIAALRVAMEAPA; from the coding sequence ATGTCCGGCGCGCCCGGCGGCATGCCGGTGATCGCGCCCATGCCCGCAGCGCGGCCCGCCCGCATTCCCAGTCAGCGCGACGGCTCCGAGCACGCCGAGAACACCGCGGCGGCCGGCACGACCGTCGACCATCTCACCGAGACCTACCGGGCGCACTACCGCTCGCTGCTGGGTCTGGCGGCACTTCTCCTCGACGACACCGCCTCCTGCGAGGACGTCGTCCAGGAGGCGTTCATCCGTGTCCACTCCGCGCGCAAGCGCGTGCGGGACCCGGAGAAGACACTGGCCTATCTGCGCCAGACCGTCGTCAACCTGTCCCGCTCCGCCCTGCGTCGCCGCATACTCGGACTGAAGCTGCTGTCCAAGCCGATGCCCGACATGGCGAGCGCGGAGGAGGGGGCGTACGACCTGCTCGAGCGCGACTCCCTCATCAACGCGATGAAGGGCCTGCAGCGTCGCCAGCGCGAGGTGCTGGTCCTGCGTTACTTCGCGGACATGACCGAGGCGCAGGTCGCCGAGACGCTCGGCATCTCGCTGGGCTCGGTGAAGGCGTACGGCTCACGCGGCATCGCGGCGCTGCGGGTGGCCATGGAGGCGCCGGCATGA
- a CDS encoding SgcJ/EcaC family oxidoreductase: MTRRSISKRVAVVTAAALVAVGTFAAGAAVAGQEKAAKPAKKQVAALFDEWNAALKTQDPEEVADLYWDDAVLLPTLSNQVRADRESRIDYFEHFLANKPVGKKIETHINVLDSNSVLDAGVYQFTLTDHDSGEKKIAKARYTYEWEKRDGEWKIVNHHSSLMPED; the protein is encoded by the coding sequence ATGACCCGTCGTTCCATAAGCAAGCGTGTAGCCGTCGTCACCGCCGCCGCCCTCGTCGCTGTCGGCACCTTTGCCGCAGGTGCTGCGGTCGCCGGGCAGGAGAAGGCGGCGAAGCCCGCCAAGAAGCAGGTTGCCGCCCTGTTCGACGAGTGGAACGCGGCGCTGAAGACGCAGGACCCGGAGGAGGTCGCCGACCTCTACTGGGACGACGCGGTCCTGCTGCCCACCCTCTCCAACCAGGTCCGTGCCGACCGCGAGAGCCGTATCGACTACTTCGAGCACTTCCTGGCGAACAAGCCGGTCGGCAAGAAGATCGAGACGCACATCAACGTCCTCGACTCGAACTCGGTGCTGGACGCGGGTGTCTACCAGTTCACGCTCACCGACCACGACTCGGGCGAGAAGAAGATCGCCAAGGCCCGCTACACCTACGAGTGGGAGAAGCGGGACGGCGAGTGGAAGATCGTCAACCACCACTCCTCGTTGATGCCCGAAGACTGA